Part of the Rhodococcus sp. OK302 genome is shown below.
GAAGGTGTGGATCGCGAATTCACGGGCCCACGCGGGCGTGCGGTCGACGGTGGTCGCACCCACCGCATAGAAGGGCGATGAGTCGGGGTTGATCGGCAGTGCCACCAGCTCGCCGACGCCCAGCACGACTGCCACGGCCACCACGCCGGACACTGCGTGGGCAACTAATCTGCGACGTGGTTCCGCAACCGGTTGTTCATCGATGCTCTGTGTGACCATGGGCGTCTCGGTTCTTCTCGGGTTCCAATACCACTGCTTACCCGGTATTCGGAGCCGCTGCTCGCCAGGATGGGTCGATTAGAGTTGAGGCCATGACTGTCGACCTCAACAAGGACACACTGCTGTGCATGTCGCTCTCCGGGCGACCGAGCAACATCGGCACCAGATTCCACAACTACCTGTACGAGGAACTGGGTCTCAACTTCGTCTACAAGGCGTTCACCACCGATGACATTCCGGCGGCAATCGCCGGGATCCGCGCACTCGGCATCCGCGGTTGCGGAGTGTCCATGCCGTTCAAGGAACAGGTCATCGCGCACGTCGATGTCATGCACGATTCGGCGTCGGCAATCGACTCGGTCAACACCATCGTCAATGAAGCGGGCGTCTTGCATGCCTACAACACCGACTACCAAGCGGTGGCAAATCTTTTGCGCGAGAACAATGTAGACACTTCACTGTCGGTTGCGGTGGCCGGCAGTGGAGGCATGGCGAAGGCAGTTGTCGCAGCAGTTCGCGATACCGGTTTCACCGACGTCACAGTAGTGGCGCGTAACAAGGCCGCTGGTTCGACTCTTGCTGATCAGTACGGATTCACCTGGAAATCAGATCTCGGTGAAATGAGTCCCGGCGGGGCGAGCGGAGCGACGCGGGATTTCCGAGTTCTGATCAATGCCACCCCGATTGGCATGGCGGGCGGCGCCGAATCCGATTCCCTGTCCTTCCCGGATGTCGCGGTTCGCAGCGCCGAGGTCGTATTCGATGTGGTTGCGATGCCCGTGAACACTCCGCTGGTCGCACTGGCCACCGAACTCGGCAAGACGGTGATCACCGGCGGTTCCGTGATTGCCCTCCAGGCCGCCGAGCAGTTTGTTCTCTACACCGGCGTGCGCCCCACAGCCGACCAGATCCAACGCGCCTCCGAATACTCGCGCGCGTGACAAACTCGGATCTATGACGGACACCGGAGAGAGCGCTCCCGTGCAACTCGCACGAAACTTCAACGAGTTGCTGCAGGAATTGCGAGTCGCTCTCTCTGGCGTCCAGATCCTGTTCGCATTTCTTCTCGCCGTGGCATTCACCGAACGGTACGCCGACGGACCGTCGTACATCAGGACCATTCACCTCGTGACAGTCATCCTGGTCGCGATATCCTTCGGATTGCTGATGGCGCCCGCGGTGTGGCATCGGGTCCTGTTTCGCGGTGGGCATCGCGAGCGGATCCTCACCATTGCAAACCGATTCACTCTGTGCGGCATAGGTTTTCTGGCCGCATCCATGACGGGCACGGTGCTGCTGATCACCGAGATTGCCGTGGGCGGAATTACTGCAATCATCCTCGCCACCTGTGCCGCAGTCATGTTCACGACGTTTTGGTTCGTGGTTCCGCAGTTGATCACCCGCAACGAAACCTGAACTTACGCTCCAGTTTCGACGGGTCGTGCACTGTCATTTGACCACTGCGACCAAGATCCCGGAAACAGCGTGGCGTCGTAGCCGGCAATGGCGAGAGCTGCAATCTGATGTGCCGCGGTCACTCCCGACCCGCAGTACACCGCAATTCGATCCGTATCCCCCAGCGCTGCAAAACGCTCACGCAAAATCTTCGCCTCCGAAAATTGGCCGTTTGC
Proteins encoded:
- a CDS encoding shikimate 5-dehydrogenase, with amino-acid sequence MTVDLNKDTLLCMSLSGRPSNIGTRFHNYLYEELGLNFVYKAFTTDDIPAAIAGIRALGIRGCGVSMPFKEQVIAHVDVMHDSASAIDSVNTIVNEAGVLHAYNTDYQAVANLLRENNVDTSLSVAVAGSGGMAKAVVAAVRDTGFTDVTVVARNKAAGSTLADQYGFTWKSDLGEMSPGGASGATRDFRVLINATPIGMAGGAESDSLSFPDVAVRSAEVVFDVVAMPVNTPLVALATELGKTVITGGSVIALQAAEQFVLYTGVRPTADQIQRASEYSRA
- a CDS encoding DUF6328 family protein, with the translated sequence MTDTGESAPVQLARNFNELLQELRVALSGVQILFAFLLAVAFTERYADGPSYIRTIHLVTVILVAISFGLLMAPAVWHRVLFRGGHRERILTIANRFTLCGIGFLAASMTGTVLLITEIAVGGITAIILATCAAVMFTTFWFVVPQLITRNET